In a genomic window of Streptococcus oralis:
- the dnaA gene encoding chromosomal replication initiator protein DnaA — translation MKEKQFWNRILEFAQERLTRSMYDFYATPAELIKVEENTATIFLPRSEMEMVWEKQLKDIIVAAGFEIYDSEIKPHYIFTKPQSTESPQVNDTNSVSTYDYTPALPTIPYSETGLKEKYTFDNFIQGDGNVWAVSAALAVSEDLALTYNPLFIYGGPGLGKTHLLNAIGNEILKNIPDARVKYIPAESFINDFLEHLRLGEMEKFKKTYRSLDLLLIDDIQSLSGKKVATQEEFFNTFNALHDKQKQIVLTSDRSPKHLEGLEERLVTRFSWGLTQNITPPDFETRIAILQSKTEHLDYHFQSDTLEYLAGQFDSNVRELEGAINDITLIARVKKIKDITIDIAAEAIRARKQDARQILVIPIEKIQTEVGNFYGVSVKEMKGTRRVQNIVLARQVAMYLARELTDNSLPKIGKEFGGKDHTTVIHAHAKIKSLIDEDDNLRLEIEAIKKKIK, via the coding sequence TTGAAAGAAAAACAATTTTGGAATCGTATTTTAGAATTTGCTCAAGAAAGATTGACTCGATCTATGTATGATTTCTATGCTACACCTGCTGAACTCATCAAAGTAGAAGAAAACACAGCTACTATATTTCTACCGAGATCAGAGATGGAAATGGTGTGGGAAAAGCAATTAAAAGATATTATTGTTGCTGCTGGTTTTGAAATTTATGATTCTGAAATCAAACCTCACTATATTTTCACTAAACCTCAGAGTACAGAATCTCCTCAAGTAAATGATACGAATAGTGTCTCTACTTACGATTATACGCCTGCACTACCAACGATTCCCTATTCTGAAACAGGATTAAAAGAAAAATATACCTTTGATAACTTTATTCAAGGTGATGGGAATGTTTGGGCGGTGTCTGCTGCACTAGCTGTATCTGAAGATTTAGCTCTGACCTATAATCCTCTTTTCATCTATGGAGGACCTGGTCTTGGAAAGACTCATTTGCTCAATGCGATTGGAAATGAGATTTTGAAAAATATTCCTGATGCGCGTGTCAAATACATTCCTGCCGAAAGCTTTATCAATGACTTTCTTGAACACTTGCGACTTGGGGAAATGGAAAAGTTCAAAAAGACTTACCGTAGTCTTGATCTCTTGTTGATCGATGATATCCAATCTCTCAGTGGCAAAAAAGTCGCGACCCAGGAAGAATTTTTCAATACCTTCAATGCTCTTCATGATAAACAGAAACAGATTGTTCTAACCAGTGATCGAAGTCCTAAACACCTAGAAGGACTTGAAGAGAGACTTGTCACGCGCTTTAGCTGGGGATTGACGCAAAATATCACTCCTCCTGACTTTGAGACACGTATCGCCATTCTTCAAAGTAAAACAGAGCATTTGGATTACCATTTCCAAAGTGATACTCTGGAATACTTGGCTGGCCAATTTGATTCAAATGTTCGAGAATTGGAAGGAGCAATCAACGATATCACTTTAATTGCCAGAGTGAAGAAGATTAAGGATATTACTATTGATATTGCTGCGGAAGCTATTAGAGCACGTAAGCAAGACGCCCGCCAGATACTTGTTATTCCAATTGAGAAAATTCAAACTGAAGTTGGTAATTTTTATGGAGTGAGTGTCAAAGAAATGAAGGGTACGAGACGAGTTCAAAACATCGTTTTAGCACGTCAAGTTGCCATGTACCTAGCTAGAGAACTGACAGATAATAGTCTTCCAAAAATCGGAAAAGAATTTGGCGGAAAGGATCACACCACCGTTATTCATGCCCATGCTAAAATTAAATCATTGATTGACGAAGACGATAATTTACGTTTAGAAATAGAAGCAATCAAAAAGAAAATTAAGTAG
- the dnaN gene encoding DNA polymerase III subunit beta produces the protein MIHFSINKNLFLQALNTTKRAISSKNAIPILSTIKIDVTNEGITLIGSNGQISIENFISQKNEDAGLLITSLGSILLEASFFINVVSSLPDVTLDFKEIEQKQIVLTSGKSEITLKGKDSEQYPRIQEISASTPLVLETKLLKKIINETAFAASTQESRPILTGVHFVLSQHKELKTVATDSHRLSQKKLTLEKNGDDFDVVIPSRSLREFSAVFTDDIETVEIFFANNQILFRSENISFYTRLLEGNYPDTDRLIPTDFNTTITFDVVNLRQSMERARLLSSATQNGTVKLEIKGGVVSAHVHSPEVGKVNEEIDTEQVTGDDLTISFNPTYLIDSLKALNSEKVTISFISAVRPFTLVPADTDENFMQLITPVRTN, from the coding sequence ATGATTCATTTTTCAATCAATAAAAATTTATTTCTACAGGCCTTAAATACTACAAAACGAGCAATAAGCTCTAAAAATGCTATTCCAATTTTATCAACAATCAAAATTGACGTTACCAATGAAGGAATTACTTTAATTGGATCAAACGGTCAAATTTCTATTGAAAATTTCATTTCTCAAAAGAATGAAGATGCTGGTCTCTTGATAACTTCTTTGGGTTCGATTCTTCTAGAAGCTTCTTTCTTTATCAATGTTGTATCTAGTCTTCCAGATGTAACGCTTGATTTCAAAGAGATTGAACAAAAACAAATTGTCTTAACCAGTGGCAAATCAGAAATTACCCTAAAAGGAAAAGATAGCGAACAATACCCACGAATCCAAGAAATTTCAGCAAGCACACCTTTGGTTCTTGAAACCAAACTACTTAAGAAAATTATCAATGAAACAGCTTTTGCTGCAAGTACGCAAGAAAGTCGTCCAATTTTGACTGGTGTCCATTTTGTTTTGAGCCAACACAAGGAACTAAAAACAGTTGCGACAGACTCACACCGCCTTAGCCAGAAGAAATTGACTCTTGAAAAAAATGGTGATGATTTCGATGTAGTAATTCCTAGTCGCTCTCTACGTGAATTTTCAGCTGTATTTACGGATGATATTGAAACAGTGGAGATTTTCTTTGCCAATAATCAAATCCTCTTTAGAAGCGAAAATATTAGTTTCTATACTCGTCTCCTAGAAGGTAATTATCCTGATACAGATCGCTTGATTCCAACAGACTTTAACACTACAATTACTTTTGATGTGGTTAATTTGCGTCAATCTATGGAGCGTGCACGTCTCTTATCAAGTGCGACTCAAAATGGTACTGTGAAGCTTGAAATTAAAGGTGGTGTTGTTAGCGCCCACGTTCATTCTCCTGAAGTTGGTAAAGTAAACGAAGAAATCGATACTGAGCAGGTGACTGGTGATGATTTGACTATTAGTTTTAACCCAACTTACTTGATTGATTCCCTCAAGGCTTTAAATAGCGAAAAGGTAACTATTAGCTTTATCTCAGCTGTTCGTCCATTTAC